The region CTGTTATCATCTCCAGAGTACAAATTTGTTGATGtccatgtttatttatttatgtatttatttatttgcatttcaACAGATGAATTCAAAATGTTTCTGACAAGGCTTCCGCAAAATTATTTCCTGAACATTTCAACTATACAGCACCTGTGGTCGATGGACAGTGCTTTCCAGAGGCGCTACGAGCAGCTGGAGAGTAGCATGAGAGGGCTCTTGCGGAGGGCTCAGAGAGTGGTTTACAAGCTCTTCAGGTTGAGTAAGAGGTGTCAGAAACAGCCCCACATTAGTTTGCCCAGGGAAAGGTAAGTGTCATGGCAGAGCTCAGGGGTGTCTAATTGTGtatttaacaaaaataaataaataatgttttCTCGAACTATGATCAGCATACTTCAGACAGTCTTCGGATTATTGAATTAAAGTACTACTACATATATAAGTAGGAGAATTTGTCATGATTGCTGCACAATATGTGTAAGgagctttattttatttatcgtTAATTAATATTTGGCGTAAACTGGCCATGCAGCGTTTAGTAAGTTGATATTTTGGCAGCTGTTTTCTACAAACCCGGGTTCTTGCTTGAATTGATAGAATTAATTATTCGAGCATATAAAACCCATttcttaaaacacacaaactacACAAAATACTCACATTTGCTAATTTCAAAGAACAGTCCCGCAAATTATGACACATTAATTTGGATTTTTATTCTTTGCTTATTGTTAATAAACCTTGTTAGTTCATTAGTCATTATTTTAATGGAGGGTCACAAATCTTCTCAAACTGGCACAATGGGGGTTGTCACTAGATTTATAGATGAATTACAAGTAACGTTTTCCTAATTCATCTTACATGCCACAAACTGATTAAGCAGAACCAGTCAGGACTGATTTATTGCCAATACATACCAGTACTGCCATAGTGAATTGCAGAAATTGCCTAAAACAACCATGAAAATGATACAAAGTCACACAAACACCCAGATGAATGACCTCATTAGGTgtcaatttatttttttgccaatTTGTAGCAAATCAGACCATGATCCACTGTGCGCTCAAAATTTCGTCATGATATAAAATATGCATTGATGCCATCATCTCGTATCAATTTCAGACCGCAGACATACTGGTTAAACTACTTACAGTCCCTGCTCTACTGCTCAGAGAACAACCAGCTAGGCTCCTTCTCCGAGGAGATGCACGCCTGCATCTGCGTGTATGACCAGGCCACCTGTCAGCAGATCACACCGTGCTCCATAGGGGATGGTGGGGCCTGCGTATCCTGCGCCGCAGACAACCACTCCCGTTGTGGCAGCTGCAACTCTGGCTACGTACTGAGCCAGGGCATCTGCAAGCCCATGGTGGCAGATTCCACCGAAAACTACCTGGGCTTCGAGACGGACCTGCAGGACCTTGAACTGAGGTACCTCCTGCAGCGAGCTGACAGGAGACTCGAGGTTCACGCCATCTTCATCAGCAACGACCTGCGCCTCAACAGCTGGTTCGACCCTTCATGGAGGAAGCGCATGCTCCTAACCCTGAAGAGCAACAAGTACAAATCCAACCTTGTGCACATGTTGCTTGGGATTTCCATACAGATCTGCCTGACTAAGAATAGCACACTGGAACCTGTATTGACCCTCTACATTAACCCGTTTGGTGGCAGTCACTCTGAGAGCTGGTACATGCCAGCGAGCGAGAACAGCTTTCCTAACTGGAAACAGGTCAAGCTCGATCTTCCGCTGGAGTGCTTTAACTGGACCTTGACGCTTGGAAACAAGTGGAAGACATTTTTCGAGACGATTCACATCTACTTAAGGAGCCGCATTAAGACTCAAGGCGCCAACGGGAACGAAAGCATTTATTACGAACCTCTGGAGCTGGTGGACCCTTCCAGGAACTTGGGCTACATGAAAATTAACAGCATCCAGGTGTTTGGCTACAGCATGCACTTTGACCCGGAAGCCATTCGAGATCTCATTCTCCAGCTGGATTATCCCTACACACAGGGGTCCCAGGACACTGCCCTCCTGCAGCTGCTGGAGATACGTGATCGAGTGAATCAGCTCTCTCCGCCAGGTAAACAACGCCTGGACCTCTTTGCATGCCTGCTTCGGCACAGGCTGAAACTGACGGCCAGCGAGGTCTCCAGGATCCACACATCTCTGCAAGCGTTCGGTGCCCGATTGCCTAACTCCTTGGATTACGAGACCAGCAAACTATGCAGTTAGCAGTTAGAGGTCTGTAATGCAGCGGAAGAAGATGACAGTCAGCAGTAGATTATGAATATATCATTTTAAATGCATAATGGACTCTAATTGTGACCATCACAAACATCAAATTAACATATGGGCCCCAAGGTTTAACAAGACGTTAGGCATGCATTACATCTACATACAGGTAAAATAAATTCATTCAGACCAAAACATTTTCCTTCCTTTTATTTTCCAAACATTTACTATTTTAAGAGTAAACATAATAGTTAttgaaaatattattaatatacaCTCAGAATTACTTTCATCTGAAATCATTTATATTACATGCATATGATGTAAATGAATTGTATGTATAACCTCTGGGTGCCCTTGTAAAATATGTAACTATACACTAATTATACATACTATTCTGTGTAAAAATTACAAATTTTTATGTACTGAGTGCGATCTGGGGGTGATTTTCAGATACAGTCTGTTTGTTTGTAATTTTTATATGTTCTGTTGCTGTGATAGTGCATTTTGCCTACGGGACAGAATATAGTGATGTCAGTAAGTTTTGTAGATGAATTGTTATTAAAATATTCTATAATATGTACTGTGGAATTATTTGTCTAATTCATTATTTGATAAATTTCTGCTGAcgtacagacagcagtgtgGACATTTCATACAATTGAAAGCAACATGATGAAAACATTTCAGTGTAGAAATTGTGATAtgctaaattatttttaataatacgaATGAGGTTCTGAATTACCTGACAGTTATTATTAATCCAGTGCATAGCGACGGGTTTTTGCTTACAATGAAATCCCGGCTAACTTTCTATTCTGATCTGATCTCTGGTCTCTGTCCTCCTGTGTCCCACCTCTATTTgacagaacattctggaaataTGCTCTTGATTGGAATGGCTTTTGAGTgttaaaaagaaatatatatttatgctGGTTTCTGCAGCACATTCGCGAAAGCCTGAAACGACACAGAATAACGAGACGTCGcaaataaaactaaaatgtgaaataaattaaacacaggatatttattacatacggTTCGAATAACAGGTGATATTTTATCTCTGGCTACTGTAAAGAACGATATATTGCACAAACAGACGTCTATCAAGCTAGGTCTGCTTTGTATGCCTCAGCTCTGAGTATGTAATTAACACCGGCTGATGCCGAAGTCAATTAAAATATCTAATTAAATACTATTCAGACAGCTACAAATTAAGTGAAACAGTCAGGTGATTAATGTCATTGGTTGTTTTATTAAGCCCCTTATTACACCCAGGAGTGCCTTATTAATTTAAGCTGACATTTAAGTTGAATGAAACCTTATATGTGACATATTGCATATTGTAGGACAAATAATTGCATTGACAACTGACTCATACTGATGCCAGCAAATCAGCTGAGGGCATTCGGACAGATGGAATATGCAGTGGAAACCGTTTCCATTCATAGCACTCTGAATGCTTGACTGTAGGCAGGGGCGtagtaggggcatggatgccCTCGAAGATTCAGGGCCCCCAGCACCTTACTGGGGcccttgaatatgtaaaattgGCTGGGGGGCCAAAGCTAACATTCTGTTAGGCGACCCAGAATTTCTAGCTACGCCCCATCGGCAAATCCGAAATATATAGCTACGTAGTTCCATATTCTTTTATGATATTTATTTGCTTTGAAAACAGTGAGCATGTTCCTTTAAGAATTCCAGGACACAAGGTAACGGCAGGATTTGGAAACTGTAGTATGAAAGCATGACAAAAATACTGATCTGTTTAAGTCTGGCTCTAACTTGTCTCTTGATAATAAGGTAATTTTAAGGCAATTTCTGAGCAAACTGAAATATCAGTTAATATGCGTGGCATGTTCTTTAAATTTAGCAAAATTTAATGTAGTCAAGTTCACTCAGGAAATATAGATGGTGACCCTCACAGctgaaaaacaacaacaaagggATTCACTAAACAGGGCTACATTATTCTCAGTCGCTTAATTCTCAATGATCATGAtgatgtcattattattattattattattgcaatcATCAATAAAtttcattgcttaaatattACTCAAGGGCAACAGAGTTATAGTTTGTGAACCCTAAAGTACAGTTAGGTAGGGTATGTATTGACGTCCCcatagaaatgtttgagagaaatttaATTTTACATGCATGTGATGAAATGTGGTAGAAAAGAGTAAAAAGAATTTGGCTTGATGTTACACTTGCTGTAGAACCAGGAAGAGGCCAGAATGATTTTTTATCTGCCAATTATCAGTCTGTTTGAATTAAAATATAGAGCAGACATAAACATAATTTTGTTGCAAGTTAAAAGTTCCTTTTGTTAAAGGCAAAGAACAATTGCAATGAGCAGTGATCATTTTCAAACATGCCCACCACTGAAATTAGCTCAGCTGCTAAACGTTTGTTTAAGCATTTTAGATTAAAAAGTAAGTTAAAATGACACAAAAAATGACATTCCATATTTCTATATAAGAGtatgctctgtgatgggctgccccccccgtcctgggttgctccctgcctcgtgcccattgcccgtgcataggctccggaccccccgcgacccagaaggataagcggtttggaaaatggatggatggatggatatataaggGTAATCCAgaaaggctggtgctgaataCAAATAAACATGACATAGCTTACTAATGTAAGTATTAGTGGCTGTCAGATAACTTAACCAACAGAAACAATAGATTAgctttattttaatatacacaTTGCTAGATAGTTTCTGTTCTTATCGTCACCGTTCATTGTTACCCATCGCATAATGAAGTGTTAATTTGTAACTCTTGCAATTTGGCATGACAACATATGCATTTTTGAGGAATCTATCGTCGACACAATAACATCAGGTGACAGGTGCAGGAATTTCATAAATCTTCATTATATCATTGCAGTACCTAAAGCATTCTGGTCATTTGATGAGGTGGATGTAAATCTGTGCTACCAGTATTCAAAATTATTTAAGgcttgtttattattaaaatgatgACTTACGCTAATATGGAACTATGTATGCCTGAATGTGTACCTGCACTTTCtttaacaattttttatttgctggTGAAATAAAGGTGGCTACAATAGCCTTGGAGAAAACTGGTATTCCTGAAATGATTCCTGAAGGATGTCGTTTTCCACTAATATTACTACAACTCTTACTATTAAATGTGATTTTGTAAAATATATAGACTTGTAAAAATTCCAGCACATGCACAAAAGCAAAACAAGTACTATGTTGACAGCAATGTGATTTATGCATGAAGGAAATGAGCTATTTGTCagcaaataacaataaaaaggaAATACTGTACTGCAATATACATACTGATCAAATGACATTAGTTTGACATCTAACTGTTTTCATTTCTAGCTGACATTCAGGAAAATGAAAATATTCTTGTCATGATTAATTTGGTAGGTATTCAtattattttgttaaaataagtATCCAATAATCTCATGGgtataattttcttacagaAAGAAAAGGCTTTACTTTTATTTTCTGGTTATTCGTTTATtcaacaccacacacacattgtTGACAAACTGTATATTATTAAGAAATTACTATGCAACTATAGTAAAATTAAACAAATCTGTGCTTGTGGAAATATAAAGGTACATCTAAGAATTTCCATAGATTTATTTAGTAGGACAATTACCATGGAAATATGAATAACAGGGGTGTCTCTTGCTTGCAAGAATTCATAGATGATACCTGGAGACACTCACATATCTCTCACTGACAATAGGCATAACTCCTTGGCTAAAAACTGGATGCTCCTCCAATTGGGTGAGTTCCAGGGGTGTAGGGGATGGATAGCGAGGCTGATCCCACTGACCTGTAGCTGGTCAGTCCAGTGAAAGACAGCCAGTGGGAGGATGAATGCTGGACAAATGCTGGTAGAAGTGACAGAATATCAGAGATAAGAAAACAGGGGGAGAGAATTCACGGGACGGCCAATTGTGAAGAACTCGCTTAAACACCTCAGTGTGTATCAGTTCTTGGACGCTTGGCCTCTTTGTATTTCACCATGACGTGGAGATGAGTTGGAGCCTTTCAGAGGAGAACCTATGCGCCGTGACGACACAGCAATTAGTGAGCCCTCCTACACTGAGTGCCGACAACGTCTGTGCCAAAGACAAGCAGGATCTAGAGGCAAGATATACTGGTTATTGGGAAAAGGAACATGGGCCGAGTAATGAACTGAAACATGGAAATGTAGTTCCAGCAGAGAGAAGACTGTTGTTGGTATTAATGCTCTACATGCATTTTCACATACCTGTCATGGGAAGGAGGTGTAACTACAAGAGGTAAAGGAGAGCAGTGTTGTTTCAGGGTGAAACTGTGTGTGGCTTTACATATAACTACTGGGTTTCTTTTAGAGTTCACGCAGGAgattactgatgcctggaagaGACTTGTTTAACATATAAACTTATCCAATAAGAGTTCAGGCTGGTTTGAGTTAATCAAAGATAACACCTTAAGAAGAGTCCTAATACAATTGTATatatttacatccatccatgttctgtaACCATGTGTCTTATTCAAGATGACAGGGGGTCTGGAACCTACAGTataggtacaaggcagggaacaacccaggatggggcaccaacccatcgcagagtGCACTCACatgccattcacacctacgggcacatGCCTTTGCAAGTGGGCTTCCAGTGCATGGCCAACATGTGCCAGCGAGCATTGCAGCAAGAGCTACGCAATATGGCATAAACACAGCAAGATCCTAATAAGAGACCTATACAGTCACATGTAATCAAGTGCAATTTTAAGTAATTTGGAATATGTAAGGGTCGCTAAGGGATCACATATGATGAAAGATTAGGTCTGTGGTTGAAGGACTTGATGAGGTGTTCCCAGAAGCGATGAGCCTTGAGGCATTTCTTTGTGGTGTAGAGGGATTCTGATGACCTGATGTGAAGGGTGTAGCTCATTTCATCATTGAGACACTACACAAAAGATACATCTAGAGTGTGACTTCTCACATAGAGTAGACTGATCTCCCAGCAGGGTTGGCTTTTCAACTGAAGAGGGCCGGATTGAATGTGCGTCTTGACTTAACATCTTTGAAAACCAGCACCAAGGACTTGAATTTGATGCGAGCATCTCCAGGGAGAAAGACAAGGAGGGGTGTAACATGGGAGGATTTCGCCCAATTGAATATGAGAtgtgctgctgcattttgaactACCTGTAATGGTTTGACAGCGCATGCTGGTAGCTCTGTCAGGAAAAAGTTGCAGTAGCCTAACCAAGATATGACAAGTGCCCGGGCTAGAAGCCGAGCTGCAAAGTCTGACAGATAAGGCATGATATCCCTAATGTTGTACAGAGAAAATCTTTAAAACCAGGAGATAAATACTACAGTATGTGATCAGCAAAGGATAGCTGGTCATCTATCATCACCCCTAGGTTCCTGGCAGACTTTGTTTGGGACAACATTGATGATGTAAGCTGTACATCGATATCATGGTGAATGGTGGAGCTGACAGGAACGATAAGAATCTCATTCTTAAGGGAGGTTCAGCTGAAGGTAATAATCCTTCTCCCAGTCTATGTTGGCAAGGCATGTGGAGTTCCAAGAAGAGACTGTGGTGTCCAAAGGATGGACGGTCAGATACAGCTGGATGTTATCACTGTAGAATTGGTAGAAGAAACCGTGAGATAATCAGGTGGTGTACAGAGAGAAGAGGAAGGGACCAAGGGCTGAGCATTGGGGGATATCGGTTGTTACCTGATGTGCAAGCCCCTCACCCCCACACACTTGGAATGGTCTGCCCGATACATTAGAGTCAGACATTCTCAGACCAGTACTCTAGATACCAAATTCATTGAGGGTGGATGGGAGGATCTGGTGATTcaagattttaaaatgttttcaaatAAGAGTTTTAAGTTACAGAACAAACAACAATCAATAATGTAAGACTAACCAATGCGATTGTGTAATGCAGGTACTGCATGACGAAGCAGTAATGAAGTACAGATTGAGTGGAGACAGGTGGTCAAGCAACACCTATATATAACTAGGCAACAATGACCGTATGCAGTACTCAGTTCTACAATAGCTGAAGGGCTGGCAAAGAAAATATCCTGAGGAAGTGAACAGTTAAATATCCATATTCATGACACCCGTGACTAAATGCTGTACCATCCCAGGGTGCACATTCACATACTAGGAACTATCTAGAGACACCAGTTAACCTTATCGCTAGTTTGTGGATAACGGGCGCAAACTGGAGTAGATGAAGGAAACCCACAAAAACATAGAGAACGTGCTGCAAACAAATGGATAACAGAATCAAATCCAGCACATTAGAGGTATAATGCCACGGAGCTACTGTACCCACTGTGCCACCCACGATAGGTTATGGCTAAATAAACGTTAAAGGAAACAAAGGTTAAATTCAGGTGTTAGATCTTATGTTATCTAGAGCATGTCTTTCGGTTCTTGTTCCTTTTATCAAGACTGTGACTGTTAATGTTTGTATATTTGTCTTCTATAAATGAACATCACATCTTTCACaatataaaaatgcataaaaggCATGAAAGGAATGTAGCGATGAAAAACGACAGTCAAAGGTAACATTTATCCAGGCACTTTATGTCGCATTACTTAAAATTCTGACTGCAAATATAACCATTGAGCTGGCATCATAATTTAACATTTATTCATGCTGGGAAATGTTGGGCCTGGTGCACATGGGATGGAACAAAGATGTCATTTCGTCTCGCTAATTACCCGAATTTTATTTTGCCCCTGAAATAAATTTTTGCTGTGAACGCCCTTTAACtacattacataaataaataaaattaagtgCATAAACTTTAACATACTAATTATTATTCCTTTGTTAGTAATTTTTAAGGGACTATGTattttttcattgttttattGATACATGTTGACGTTATATAATGTAAAATAacaattaatacattttaaacaCAATAAACTTTTGTAAGAAAGCAGTATGTGCCAGAATTCAGCCTTGAAAGGAAACCATAGTACGACCTCGTTAAAGCAACTACATTCAGGTGTGAACAATTAAAGAAACATTTTTTGCGGGATAATGCTGAGGGGGGTTATAAGAAGCATAGCGATAGCAGCTCAGCTTTTGGGGAGTAGGGGGAATTTGTGGAAGTTTTCACTCACAGCCCATAGGGGTTTGtgggttttttattttattttaaaagaaggttCTCGGCTTACTTATCGATTTTATTTTAAGTAGTGTGAGATTTTAAAGACTGACAGCTTCAGGATTTCTAGTGATGTTGCCtgctattttattgttatttactaGGAATGAGGCataagtaatatgaaaaaatacGAATCTCTAAAAAGCATGTAATTATTTGGCCTAAATTTTGAGCTACCTTCTCAAGTTTCTGGGAGAAACTCTATTGCCCGACGGATACAAACGGATTTACTTGTTATCACATACCAGTGAGGAACCTCTTATCACCCTTTACCAGTTATAAAAGATTTGCTTGGCAATCTTCTTGTTAGGAATTCAGATCTGTGGGATGATCGGGAgtcttaatttttattattcttcagcactgtggcctcacacctagCTGGGTCGGGCTTTGATTCTTGCCTCTGGCTCAGTGTATCTTTGTAGTCTGCATATTCGCCCTGTGTTGCTAAACATTTCCTGTGGGTTTCTTTTCGGTCCAAAAGCATATCGTTAGGGTGTCCCCAGCCTTCTGCTGTATGCTTTCTGAGATATGCTGCAGGTTTGCCGCTATTGTGTATTACATGAGAGAAATTTAATTGGTGTTTTTCAGGCAAGCTAGGAATGTACGATATATTTCCCAGACATTATACTGTAGGTCTATAATGAAAACACAACAGCTTCATCAGTGGGCTAAAATTTCTACGATGGCTACAGTTTTGGGTAAAACTGACTCGTCGGCATTATGCTTCTGGAGGAAGCTACTTCCTATTCAAACCTGCTACCTACTGTAGTCCAGGGTCACAAGGTGAATCTATTAGTGAATCTATGCTCACCTATAAAACAAAGTATGTTCTTCACATATACAGTAAGATCAGTTAGGGGTGTTACGGTTGTGCAGTGTCTAGCACTATTGCCCCACACCTCTGGAGACCCGGGTTTTCCCTCAGTCCTAAAACACGCTAAGGTGAATTGGGtttgccaaattgcccacaTGTGTGATTAAGTGTCTGAAAGGCGTACGTGCCCCTGCCATGGGTGGCATTTTGTGCCCACAGCCTATGGGATAAACTCTGCAGCCCTGCACTGGGTAGCTGCTGAAAATTGATAACCTCATTGTTTGAATCTATggctaaaaataaatacattttataaagATTGTTGT is a window of Brienomyrus brachyistius isolate T26 chromosome 15, BBRACH_0.4, whole genome shotgun sequence DNA encoding:
- the LOC125709245 gene encoding BMP/retinoic acid-inducible neural-specific protein 3-like, which produces MALWGLLSLSLHCWVAAAASGPEQQPRGPLDWLLSDKGPFHHSQEYTDFVERSRQGFSTRYKIYREFGRWKVSNLAVERRDFLDTPLPLTPEFVRNIRLLGRRPTIQLIIDNLIKKYGTHFLLSATLGGEEALTIFVDKGKLSRKVEVSDYSSNTSSVTLETLHQLAASYFIDRESTLHKLHHLQIASTAIKVTETRTGPLGCSNYDNLDSVSSVLVQSPENKVHLQGLQVILPEYLRDRFVQAALSYIACNSEGDFVCKDNDCWCLCDRNFPECNCPYVDIQAMEERLLRITETWSSLYKDFEDSDEFKMFLTRLPQNYFLNISTIQHLWSMDSAFQRRYEQLESSMRGLLRRAQRVVYKLFRLSKRCQKQPHISLPRERPQTYWLNYLQSLLYCSENNQLGSFSEEMHACICVYDQATCQQITPCSIGDGGACVSCAADNHSRCGSCNSGYVLSQGICKPMVADSTENYLGFETDLQDLELRYLLQRADRRLEVHAIFISNDLRLNSWFDPSWRKRMLLTLKSNKYKSNLVHMLLGISIQICLTKNSTLEPVLTLYINPFGGSHSESWYMPASENSFPNWKQVKLDLPLECFNWTLTLGNKWKTFFETIHIYLRSRIKTQGANGNESIYYEPLELVDPSRNLGYMKINSIQVFGYSMHFDPEAIRDLILQLDYPYTQGSQDTALLQLLEIRDRVNQLSPPGKQRLDLFACLLRHRLKLTASEVSRIHTSLQAFGARLPNSLDYETSKLCS